A single region of the Gracilibacillus caseinilyticus genome encodes:
- a CDS encoding putative quinol monooxygenase, with product MMSEFGLLTEFTANSGEQEKLRGILLEAATSMEYIDDCKVYVIQTAQENPEAVYVFEIWRSVNAHKASLSLEVNQKLIAKAKPILKDVQRIHTFAVEGGKGL from the coding sequence ATGATGAGTGAATTCGGTTTATTGACAGAATTTACAGCTAATAGCGGGGAGCAGGAAAAGCTGAGAGGCATCTTACTAGAAGCGGCAACATCGATGGAATATATTGATGATTGTAAAGTATATGTTATACAAACGGCACAGGAAAATCCTGAAGCTGTCTACGTTTTTGAAATTTGGCGTTCTGTCAATGCGCACAAAGCCTCGTTATCGCTTGAAGTAAATCAAAAATTAATAGCAAAAGCAAAACCTATTCTAAAAGATGTGCAACGAATCCATACCTTTGCTGTAGAAGGTGGAAAAGGACTCTAA
- a CDS encoding LutC/YkgG family protein, which translates to MPKGSITNRDSFLANVREKIGGISADKPIEKPQWSVTPQKNVLVGYDQDQLVTVLREQCKEIHTDFFQTTTNDLADTISSIMEQYASSSVIYPDDSRFTNVGLDKYMEELDSCKWDNQDRNGSVEFAEKADVGITFSDMTLAESGTVVLLNEKFQGRSISLLPTNYVAIVPKSSIVKRMTQATDLIHELAEDGKDIASCINFITGPSNSADIEMNLVVGVHGPIHTAYIVVDDL; encoded by the coding sequence ATGCCTAAAGGAAGTATTACAAATCGAGACTCATTTTTGGCTAATGTCCGTGAAAAAATTGGAGGTATTTCAGCTGATAAGCCGATCGAGAAACCTCAGTGGTCTGTAACCCCTCAAAAGAACGTGCTAGTGGGATATGATCAGGATCAATTAGTAACAGTATTGCGAGAGCAATGCAAGGAAATTCACACTGACTTTTTTCAAACAACTACAAACGATTTAGCAGATACGATTTCATCTATTATGGAGCAATATGCATCGTCATCAGTTATATATCCGGATGATTCTCGATTTACTAATGTTGGACTAGACAAGTATATGGAAGAACTAGATTCCTGCAAATGGGATAATCAGGATAGAAATGGATCTGTAGAATTTGCGGAAAAAGCAGATGTCGGGATTACGTTCAGTGATATGACATTGGCTGAATCAGGAACGGTCGTTTTGTTAAATGAGAAATTCCAAGGACGTTCGATCAGCTTACTCCCGACGAACTATGTTGCAATTGTGCCAAAGTCTTCGATTGTGAAACGAATGACACAAGCTACCGATTTGATTCATGAGTTAGCCGAAGATGGAAAAGATATTGCATCCTGCATTAACTTCATCACTGGTCCGAGTAATAGTGCGGATATTGAGATGAACTTAGTGGTTGGTGTACATGGGCCGATTCACACTGCATATATTGTAGTAGATGATTTATAA
- a CDS encoding SDR family oxidoreductase, translating to MNVLVIGANGQIGTHVVQKLNTQQGTNPVAMVRKQEQVEKFQGQGIETTLVDLEGSVADIADAMDSIDAVVFAAGSGGKTGADKTLLIDLDGAAKAVEAAVNKGVKRFVMVSAFQAHNRKNWSEQIKHYFVAKHHADRILEESTLDHTIIRPGALTNDAGTGKISIAENLEPGSVTREDVADTIIASLLSDNAVNQSFDLINGDTDIEEAVKNL from the coding sequence ATGAATGTTTTAGTAATTGGAGCAAATGGACAAATTGGTACTCATGTTGTACAGAAATTAAATACACAGCAAGGTACGAATCCTGTCGCAATGGTCCGTAAACAAGAACAAGTAGAAAAATTCCAAGGACAAGGCATAGAAACAACACTTGTTGATCTTGAAGGAAGCGTAGCAGATATAGCAGATGCAATGGATAGTATCGATGCCGTTGTATTTGCAGCCGGTTCCGGTGGGAAAACAGGCGCTGATAAAACACTATTGATAGACCTTGACGGTGCGGCCAAAGCGGTAGAAGCAGCAGTAAACAAAGGTGTGAAACGCTTCGTGATGGTAAGTGCCTTCCAAGCACATAACCGTAAAAATTGGAGTGAGCAGATCAAGCATTACTTTGTCGCTAAACATCACGCAGACCGTATCTTAGAGGAAAGCACGCTTGACCATACCATTATTCGTCCTGGCGCATTAACAAATGATGCTGGTACAGGTAAAATTAGCATCGCAGAAAACCTAGAACCAGGATCTGTGACACGTGAAGACGTTGCGGATACGATTATTGCAAGTCTGCTTTCAGACAATGCAGTTAATCAGTCATTTGATTTAATCAATGGCGACACTGATATTGAAGAGGCAGTTAAAAACTTATAA
- the cysK gene encoding cysteine synthase A: protein MNVYENMTDLIGNTPIVKLNRIVPEHAAEVYVKLEMFNPSKSVKDRAAYNMIVEAEKEGLLTEKSTIIEPTSGNTGIGLAMTAAARGYKAILVMPDNMTKERINILKAYGAEVVLTPSSEKMPGAIQKAKELVAEIPDSFMPQQFENLANPAIHRTTTAMEILEQMEQDLDGFVATAGTGGTITGTGETLKECLPNIHIAVVEPEGSPVLSGGKPGKHKLVGTSPGFVPDILNTTVYDEIIQIADNDAVNTFKRLAAEEGIFVGPSAGAAVFAAIQVAKKLGTGKKVVCIAPDTGERYLSMHLF, encoded by the coding sequence ATGAATGTATATGAAAATATGACAGATTTAATCGGAAATACTCCGATTGTGAAATTAAATCGAATTGTACCAGAGCATGCCGCTGAAGTGTATGTAAAATTAGAAATGTTTAATCCTTCGAAAAGTGTTAAGGATCGTGCTGCCTACAATATGATTGTGGAAGCGGAAAAGGAAGGATTGCTTACAGAAAAATCAACGATCATTGAACCGACTAGTGGTAACACTGGGATCGGACTAGCTATGACAGCTGCTGCAAGAGGATACAAAGCGATTCTAGTTATGCCTGACAATATGACGAAAGAACGAATCAATATATTGAAAGCATATGGAGCGGAAGTAGTCTTAACACCTAGTTCGGAAAAAATGCCTGGCGCGATTCAAAAGGCGAAAGAATTAGTTGCAGAAATCCCTGATAGTTTCATGCCTCAACAATTTGAGAATTTAGCGAATCCGGCTATTCATCGAACTACGACGGCAATGGAAATATTAGAACAGATGGAACAAGATTTGGATGGATTTGTAGCGACTGCTGGAACGGGTGGGACCATTACCGGAACTGGCGAAACATTGAAAGAGTGTTTGCCCAATATACATATTGCGGTTGTTGAACCGGAAGGATCTCCTGTTTTATCTGGCGGAAAGCCGGGTAAACACAAACTAGTAGGGACAAGTCCAGGATTTGTCCCGGACATTCTCAATACAACCGTATATGATGAAATTATTCAAATAGCTGACAATGATGCTGTTAATACGTTTAAACGTTTAGCAGCAGAGGAAGGTATCTTCGTTGGCCCTTCTGCCGGTGCAGCTGTATTTGCAGCTATTCAAGTTGCCAAAAAACTTGGAACAGGCAAAAAAGTTGTTTGTATTGCACCGGATACAGGAGAGCGGTATTTGAGTATGCATTTATTCTAA
- a CDS encoding bifunctional aldolase/short-chain dehydrogenase → MVQNKWDDSQVTQGEGLETLVYRSNLLGSDRAVVNIGGGNTSSKTIEKDFKGDDIEVMWVKGSGSDLATMKSHNFTGLKLDDIRPLLEREDMSDEEMVEYLSHCMIDAKHPRSSIETLLHAFLPFKQVDHTHPDAIISIACADNGKEIAEEIYGDRFVWVPYIRPGFKLSKMIAEGVKNNPNAELVIMEKHGLVTWGETSTESYNKTIEVINEAESFINQKAEDQALFGGAKYQSLSDDERKNLFAEIMPVIRGQVSNDKKMLTTYNDDTKVLEFVNSHDAEELSQVGAACPDHLVHTKRVPLFIDWDPQSGDINTLKEQIKTGVAAYKEEYVAYFERNKSEGDQIVETAPRIILIPGLGMVNTGKDWKSANISEQLYHRAIAVMSGATVLGNFVSLNEEESYLIEYWPLELYKLSLAPPEAEFSRQIAFVTGGAGGIGSATTYRLLNEGAHVVIADINLEGAESLANEVNEKYGANRALAVKMDVTKEEEVQEALATSIRQYGGIDILVNNAGLASSAPFEETTMDQWNLNINVLVTGYFLVAREVFKLMKEQEIGGSMVFIGSKNSIYAGKNAAAYSTAKAAEVHLARTIAADGGSLGIRVNSVLPDAVIRGSKIWDSSWKKERASSYGIGTDDLEEHYRKRTILNVNILPEDIAESIAFLASSKAAKTTGCMVTVDGGVAAAFTR, encoded by the coding sequence TTGGTACAAAACAAATGGGACGATAGTCAAGTAACACAAGGAGAAGGGTTAGAAACACTAGTATACCGTTCTAATCTTCTAGGATCAGATCGCGCAGTAGTCAATATCGGTGGAGGTAATACGTCTTCTAAAACAATCGAAAAGGACTTTAAAGGGGACGACATCGAAGTTATGTGGGTGAAAGGTAGCGGATCTGATTTAGCTACGATGAAATCTCACAATTTCACTGGTTTAAAACTAGATGATATTCGTCCATTACTAGAAAGAGAAGACATGTCTGATGAAGAAATGGTGGAATATCTATCACATTGTATGATTGATGCCAAGCATCCACGTTCTTCGATAGAAACATTACTTCATGCATTTCTACCATTTAAGCAAGTAGATCATACGCATCCAGATGCGATTATCAGCATTGCTTGTGCAGATAACGGAAAAGAAATTGCAGAAGAAATCTATGGAGATCGATTTGTATGGGTACCGTACATCCGTCCTGGTTTCAAATTATCTAAAATGATTGCTGAAGGTGTAAAGAATAACCCGAATGCTGAATTAGTTATCATGGAGAAACATGGACTGGTTACATGGGGCGAAACATCGACAGAAAGCTACAATAAAACAATTGAAGTGATTAACGAGGCTGAAAGCTTTATTAATCAAAAAGCAGAGGACCAGGCACTGTTTGGTGGTGCAAAATACCAGTCACTATCTGATGATGAAAGAAAAAATCTTTTTGCAGAAATCATGCCAGTCATTCGTGGACAAGTTAGCAATGATAAGAAAATGCTTACGACTTACAATGATGATACCAAAGTATTAGAATTTGTTAACAGTCATGATGCAGAAGAGCTTTCCCAAGTTGGCGCAGCATGCCCGGACCACTTAGTCCATACAAAACGTGTACCGTTATTCATTGATTGGGATCCACAGTCCGGTGATATTAATACACTAAAAGAACAAATCAAAACAGGAGTAGCAGCGTATAAAGAAGAGTATGTTGCTTACTTTGAAAGAAATAAGAGTGAAGGCGATCAAATCGTAGAAACAGCTCCACGTATTATTCTAATTCCTGGTTTAGGTATGGTGAATACCGGTAAGGATTGGAAGTCAGCAAATATTAGTGAACAATTGTATCATCGCGCTATAGCGGTAATGAGCGGTGCGACAGTTCTTGGTAACTTTGTGTCACTAAATGAAGAGGAATCCTATTTGATCGAATACTGGCCATTAGAATTATATAAATTAAGCTTAGCTCCGCCAGAAGCAGAATTTTCTCGTCAAATAGCATTTGTAACAGGTGGTGCTGGTGGAATCGGTTCTGCTACTACGTATCGTTTGCTTAATGAAGGTGCACACGTTGTGATTGCTGATATTAACTTAGAAGGTGCAGAAAGCCTTGCAAATGAAGTAAACGAAAAGTACGGAGCAAACCGAGCACTTGCGGTAAAGATGGACGTAACAAAAGAAGAAGAAGTGCAGGAAGCATTAGCGACTTCTATCCGACAGTACGGGGGAATTGATATTTTAGTGAACAACGCTGGATTAGCTAGCTCTGCACCATTTGAAGAAACAACAATGGATCAATGGAATCTAAATATCAACGTATTAGTAACTGGTTATTTCCTTGTTGCACGTGAAGTATTCAAGCTAATGAAGGAACAAGAAATCGGTGGAAGCATGGTATTTATCGGTTCTAAGAACTCCATTTATGCCGGAAAGAATGCAGCAGCATACAGTACAGCAAAAGCTGCTGAGGTTCACTTAGCAAGAACAATTGCAGCAGATGGTGGTTCACTTGGAATCCGTGTTAATTCCGTATTACCAGATGCCGTTATCCGTGGATCTAAGATTTGGGATTCATCCTGGAAGAAAGAGCGTGCTTCTTCTTACGGGATTGGTACAGATGATTTAGAAGAGCATTATCGTAAACGTACGATTTTAAACGTGAATATTTTACCAGAGGATATTGCAGAATCAATTGCATTCCTAGCATCCTCCAAAGCAGCCAAAACAACTGGTTGTATGGTAACGGTTGATGGTGGGGTCGCAGCAGCCTTCACTAGATAA
- a CDS encoding GNAT family N-acetyltransferase: protein MLIREIKHTDAEPFAKLIRQVEQEAQYMLWEPGEREVNTSSQSKVIENILNKENATILVAEEKELTGYVMAIGGNANRNKHTVYIVIGVLNKFRGQGIGNLLINKLVEWANDHVIHRLELTVVTKNKHAISLYKKMGFEVEGTKKDSLRINGEFIDEYYMAKLL from the coding sequence GTGCTAATTAGAGAAATCAAGCATACAGATGCAGAGCCATTCGCTAAATTGATACGTCAGGTGGAACAGGAAGCGCAATATATGCTATGGGAGCCAGGGGAAAGAGAAGTAAACACTTCTAGTCAATCAAAGGTTATAGAAAATATATTAAATAAAGAAAACGCAACAATACTTGTGGCAGAAGAGAAAGAGCTGACAGGGTATGTAATGGCAATAGGCGGAAATGCCAACAGAAATAAGCATACCGTTTATATCGTTATAGGTGTGCTCAATAAATTTAGAGGGCAAGGGATTGGCAATTTGCTCATAAATAAACTAGTGGAATGGGCCAACGATCATGTCATACATAGGTTGGAATTAACTGTAGTAACGAAAAATAAACACGCTATATCATTATATAAGAAAATGGGTTTTGAAGTGGAAGGAACCAAAAAAGATTCTTTGAGGATTAATGGAGAATTTATCGATGAATATTATATGGCGAAGCTTTTATAA
- a CDS encoding YaiI/YqxD family protein produces the protein MKIFVDADACPVVDIIIEEAGRYDLDVVLVRSYSHFSMKDYPKHVEVKYVDDGADAADYQIVRMVSKEDVVITQDYGLAALCLPKGSYVMHHIGFRYTKEKIDRMLQERHLNAKARKAGQRTKGPKKFTEEQKESFRCKFRKLLETV, from the coding sequence ATGAAAATTTTTGTAGATGCAGACGCTTGTCCAGTTGTAGATATTATTATAGAAGAAGCAGGACGATATGATCTCGATGTCGTGTTAGTCAGGAGCTACAGTCATTTCTCGATGAAAGACTATCCGAAGCATGTCGAAGTGAAATATGTAGATGATGGTGCAGATGCTGCAGATTATCAAATTGTCAGAATGGTTAGTAAAGAGGATGTAGTTATTACACAAGACTATGGACTTGCGGCTTTATGCTTACCAAAAGGCAGCTACGTAATGCATCATATCGGCTTTCGTTACACCAAGGAAAAAATCGATCGCATGCTTCAGGAGCGACATCTCAATGCAAAAGCTAGAAAGGCAGGGCAACGAACGAAAGGACCGAAAAAATTTACAGAGGAACAAAAAGAAAGCTTCCGGTGTAAATTCCGAAAGCTGCTGGAAACAGTTTAG
- a CDS encoding (Fe-S)-binding protein has protein sequence MKVSFFITCLGDMFYVNAGKAAVELLEHLGCEVDFPRTQTCCGQPAYNSGYQRETIEVAKHLVETFEHAEYVVGISGSCVYMIHEYVHLFEEGSEWQQRAIKLKEKTYELTQFIVDLLGVEDVGASYDAVATYHTSCHMTRLLKVNEAPFRLLNNVKGLEMIDLPNRHDCCGFGGTFSVKMSDISEQMVDEKVHHIEETKANLLLGADGSCLMNIGGRLSRNGSPVEVKHIAEILNSRGDV, from the coding sequence ATGAAAGTATCATTTTTCATCACATGTTTAGGGGATATGTTCTATGTCAATGCAGGCAAAGCTGCTGTCGAATTATTAGAACATCTTGGATGTGAGGTTGATTTTCCTAGAACACAAACGTGTTGCGGTCAGCCTGCTTATAACAGTGGTTATCAGAGAGAAACAATAGAAGTGGCAAAGCATTTGGTCGAAACATTTGAACATGCTGAGTATGTTGTCGGTATCTCTGGCTCATGTGTTTACATGATTCACGAATATGTGCACTTATTCGAAGAAGGTTCTGAATGGCAGCAACGAGCAATCAAATTAAAAGAAAAAACATATGAATTAACACAATTTATTGTGGACCTACTTGGAGTAGAGGATGTAGGCGCCAGTTACGATGCGGTTGCAACCTACCACACATCTTGTCACATGACACGGTTATTAAAGGTGAACGAAGCACCATTTCGCCTTTTAAACAATGTCAAAGGGTTAGAGATGATTGATTTACCTAACCGTCATGATTGTTGTGGATTTGGGGGAACTTTTTCCGTGAAGATGAGTGATATTTCGGAGCAGATGGTCGACGAAAAAGTACATCATATTGAAGAAACGAAGGCGAATTTATTATTAGGTGCGGATGGCAGTTGTCTGATGAATATCGGAGGAAGATTGTCTCGTAACGGAAGTCCGGTAGAAGTAAAACATATTGCAGAAATATTAAATAGCAGAGGTGACGTATAA
- a CDS encoding M20 family metallopeptidase, with protein MKRYLEEHRDEMLQLLEKLVNIDSGSNDKDGVNQVGHLLRDIYQELDFHVHKVEQADLGNHFIVSKSGNPSDATILILAHMDTVFEKGTASTRPFKIEGNRAYGPGVIDMKASIVSVIYAVKALLHSQNDACGKVEILLTSDEEIGSPTSRELIEKHAVGKKFALVMEPARKNGAIVSARRGKGQYTLEVLGKAAHSGIEPEKGRSAIEELAYKIIQLYEITDEEEGIHVNVGLIEGGTSVNTVSDHATAQIDVRFRTQEQAEEIKEQMAEIIASTEVDGTKVKLEGDINRPPMEKTEQTEKLLRIIKRVGDELDLFIKDTETGGGSDASFTSALGIPTVDGLGPVGGRAHRESEYLELDSFVPRTLLLAHVINELAKY; from the coding sequence ATGAAAAGATATCTGGAAGAACATCGAGATGAAATGCTGCAGTTATTAGAGAAATTAGTTAATATCGATAGTGGTTCCAATGATAAAGATGGGGTCAATCAAGTTGGTCATCTACTCCGTGATATATATCAGGAATTAGATTTTCATGTCCATAAAGTAGAACAGGCGGACCTCGGAAATCATTTTATCGTTAGTAAAAGCGGAAATCCATCAGACGCAACTATTTTAATTCTTGCCCATATGGATACTGTTTTTGAAAAAGGTACAGCCAGCACCAGGCCTTTTAAGATCGAGGGGAATCGGGCATATGGTCCAGGTGTGATCGATATGAAAGCGAGTATCGTGTCGGTCATTTATGCTGTCAAAGCCTTGCTTCATAGTCAGAACGATGCTTGTGGCAAAGTGGAAATTTTATTAACCAGCGATGAGGAAATTGGTTCACCAACATCCAGGGAACTAATTGAAAAACACGCGGTTGGCAAAAAATTTGCACTCGTTATGGAGCCAGCCCGCAAAAACGGAGCGATCGTGTCAGCCAGAAGAGGAAAAGGACAATATACGTTAGAGGTACTCGGGAAAGCAGCCCATTCAGGAATCGAACCTGAAAAGGGTAGAAGTGCAATTGAGGAATTGGCCTATAAGATTATCCAATTGTATGAAATCACTGATGAAGAAGAGGGAATTCATGTTAATGTCGGCTTAATCGAAGGCGGTACGTCAGTTAATACTGTATCTGACCATGCTACTGCACAAATTGATGTGCGATTCCGTACACAGGAACAGGCAGAAGAAATTAAAGAACAAATGGCTGAGATCATTGCCAGTACAGAAGTAGATGGGACTAAAGTCAAATTAGAAGGTGACATTAATCGTCCGCCTATGGAGAAAACGGAACAAACCGAAAAGCTGTTACGAATTATAAAACGAGTGGGCGATGAGTTAGACTTATTTATTAAGGACACCGAAACAGGTGGTGGATCAGACGCTTCGTTCACCTCAGCGCTAGGCATTCCAACAGTCGATGGTTTAGGACCGGTCGGCGGAAGGGCACATCGTGAAAGTGAATACCTCGAATTAGATTCATTTGTACCACGTACGTTATTGTTAGCACATGTCATTAATGAGTTAGCAAAGTATTAA
- a CDS encoding alpha/beta hydrolase — protein sequence MKIIEKTHVKWEDEYLHEDCPSLTPYLIDGEQDAPIIVVVPGGGYGHRAYHEGEPVAKWLNENGYHACVLRYQVAPIKDQETILQAQEAIITVKTKRKEWGLSGNNKVGVLGFSAGGHLTAVISNRYQVNQNMNSRPDFQILCYPVITMGEFTHEGSRDNLLGPDAASELIDTYSCEKMVHSETPPAFIWSTANDQAVISMNSLHYADALQHYQIPYELHIYQDGRHGLGLADDHNYTKDWKNACLRWLSGYIAESGE from the coding sequence TTGAAAATTATTGAAAAAACACATGTGAAGTGGGAAGACGAGTATTTACATGAAGATTGTCCAAGCTTGACACCATATTTAATCGATGGTGAGCAAGATGCACCAATCATAGTAGTTGTTCCTGGTGGGGGATATGGACACCGAGCTTACCACGAAGGCGAACCAGTGGCAAAATGGTTAAACGAAAATGGCTATCATGCCTGTGTGTTGCGTTATCAAGTAGCACCGATTAAAGATCAAGAGACCATTCTTCAGGCACAAGAAGCAATCATAACTGTTAAAACGAAGCGTAAAGAATGGGGCTTATCCGGAAATAATAAAGTCGGGGTATTAGGTTTTTCTGCTGGCGGTCATTTAACTGCTGTCATAAGTAACCGTTATCAAGTTAATCAGAACATGAACTCCAGACCTGATTTTCAAATCCTTTGCTATCCAGTGATTACAATGGGGGAATTTACACATGAAGGAAGCAGAGATAATTTACTCGGACCTGATGCTGCCTCAGAATTGATTGACACTTACTCGTGTGAGAAAATGGTACATAGCGAGACACCGCCAGCATTTATTTGGTCTACGGCGAATGATCAGGCAGTTATATCAATGAACAGCTTGCATTATGCAGATGCACTACAACATTATCAGATTCCTTATGAACTGCATATTTATCAGGATGGCCGACATGGTTTAGGCCTTGCAGATGACCATAATTACACGAAAGACTGGAAGAATGCATGTCTCAGATGGTTATCAGGTTATATAGCAGAAAGTGGTGAGTAA
- a CDS encoding GNAT family N-acetyltransferase has product MEVRRLTNNEVPPMELLVEADPSPHLVQEYLKNGECYVMEHNRKIIGVYVLVSAGDSAVELVNIAIADKYRGQGLGKQLVQDAIQRAYKAGYKSIEVGTGNSSINQLALYQKCGFRLAAIDKDFFIRNYQQKIYENGIICRDMIRLRLDF; this is encoded by the coding sequence ATGGAAGTCAGACGATTAACGAACAATGAAGTACCACCGATGGAATTACTAGTAGAAGCAGATCCGTCTCCACACCTTGTTCAAGAGTATTTAAAGAATGGCGAATGTTATGTCATGGAACACAACCGAAAGATCATCGGCGTATATGTGTTAGTCTCGGCAGGAGATTCTGCAGTAGAATTAGTGAATATTGCCATTGCAGATAAATATCGTGGTCAAGGATTGGGAAAACAATTAGTACAGGATGCTATTCAGCGAGCATATAAAGCTGGTTACAAGTCGATCGAAGTTGGTACTGGTAACTCGAGCATAAACCAACTAGCACTTTATCAAAAATGTGGTTTTAGATTAGCTGCAATTGATAAAGATTTTTTTATACGAAACTATCAACAGAAAATTTACGAAAATGGTATTATATGCAGAGATATGATCCGGCTAAGGTTGGATTTTTAA
- a CDS encoding LutB/LldF family L-lactate oxidation iron-sulfur protein, translated as MPMHIGEKDFKKRVTKGIEDDFMRGAVRSAQGRLRDKKATASEELGDWEDWRTLGSEIRSHTIEHLDYYLHQLSEKVAELGGHVFFAETGEEANEYIKKIAKEKDAKKIAKSKSMVTEEISMNEALEEIGCEVIETDLGEYILQIDDHDPPSHIVAPALHKNKEQIRDVFKEKLSYLKSEKPEELALFAREKLREEFLEADLGITGCNFAVAESGSFALVTNEGNARMVSTLPKTQITVMGMERIVPGWEELDIVVSLLTRAAVGQKLTSYITALTGPKQEGEADGPEEFHLVIVDNGRSKILGTEFQEALHCIRCAACINVCPVYRHVGGHAYGSIYPGPIGAVLSPLLSDYDEYKELPYASSLCGACTEACPVKIPLHEQLIMHRKKIVEEEKRTPLAERFVMKGFEQVMHSANFYRTATKMAPFLTTPFAKNNVISKGPGPLKHWTHARDFPMPANERFRDWFANREKRGDKNA; from the coding sequence ATGCCGATGCACATTGGGGAAAAAGACTTTAAAAAAAGGGTAACAAAAGGAATTGAAGATGATTTCATGCGTGGTGCTGTTCGCTCGGCTCAAGGAAGACTAAGAGACAAAAAGGCAACCGCGTCAGAAGAATTAGGTGATTGGGAAGACTGGAGAACACTTGGATCGGAAATACGCAGTCATACGATTGAGCATTTAGATTACTACTTGCACCAGTTAAGCGAGAAAGTCGCTGAGTTGGGTGGACATGTCTTCTTTGCGGAAACTGGCGAAGAGGCAAATGAATATATCAAAAAAATTGCCAAAGAGAAAGACGCAAAGAAAATTGCGAAATCCAAATCAATGGTAACCGAAGAAATCTCGATGAATGAAGCATTGGAGGAAATAGGTTGCGAAGTAATTGAAACCGATTTAGGAGAATACATTCTGCAAATCGACGATCACGATCCACCATCCCATATCGTTGCACCAGCACTGCACAAAAATAAAGAGCAAATCCGTGATGTATTCAAGGAAAAATTAAGCTATTTAAAATCTGAAAAGCCGGAAGAATTAGCGTTATTTGCACGTGAAAAACTTCGTGAAGAATTTTTAGAGGCGGATCTAGGTATTACCGGCTGTAACTTTGCAGTAGCGGAATCCGGCTCCTTTGCATTAGTAACCAATGAAGGAAATGCTCGGATGGTGTCTACACTTCCGAAAACACAAATTACTGTAATGGGGATGGAACGAATTGTCCCAGGCTGGGAAGAGTTAGATATTGTGGTCAGTTTATTAACACGAGCAGCAGTTGGTCAGAAGCTGACAAGTTATATTACTGCATTAACTGGTCCGAAACAAGAAGGGGAAGCAGACGGTCCTGAAGAATTTCACCTTGTCATTGTAGATAATGGCCGTTCCAAAATTTTAGGGACAGAATTTCAGGAAGCGTTGCATTGTATCCGCTGTGCAGCCTGTATCAATGTTTGCCCCGTTTATCGCCATGTCGGCGGGCATGCATATGGTTCAATTTATCCGGGGCCAATTGGTGCCGTGTTATCGCCGTTATTATCGGATTATGATGAGTACAAAGAATTGCCTTATGCTTCTTCCTTATGCGGAGCATGTACAGAAGCTTGTCCTGTAAAAATTCCATTACATGAACAACTGATTATGCACCGAAAAAAAATTGTCGAAGAGGAAAAACGAACACCGTTGGCAGAGCGTTTTGTTATGAAAGGTTTTGAACAAGTGATGCATTCCGCCAATTTTTATCGAACAGCGACCAAAATGGCGCCATTTCTCACGACACCTTTTGCCAAAAATAATGTAATCTCCAAAGGACCTGGGCCATTGAAGCATTGGACCCATGCCAGAGATTTTCCAATGCCAGCAAATGAACGATTCCGAGACTGGTTTGCTAATCGCGAGAAGCGGGGTGACAAAAATGCCTAA